Proteins from one Panicum virgatum strain AP13 chromosome 7K, P.virgatum_v5, whole genome shotgun sequence genomic window:
- the LOC120639636 gene encoding protein SRC2-like, translating to MAYRELELTLLSARDLKNVNLITRMDVYAVVTISGDPLTRQCTAPDPFGGRNPRWDATLRFAVPPTAAAAAGACLHVLLRAERVLGDRDVGEVIVPLADLLQAAGAPTSSESGPQQPRLASYPVRKVHRWEPRGVLNVSYRLGPVVAPVAAELQEKPPVVMAYPVAVPSSQSPRPAADAYPPPPPPPRPAAMHAAKHEAAPAPAPPQQQPRNGKRNGLGREGPTQVCVGPHTQIILGAQTGPLPTGTMTMSPARSNNSPRKPDGARPKQDLHRDDDAGAYAPTQPIMSPRKEDSRSKMLSQHHAQARVTAAVPPSKEEPWTSPRPPSRHPPASTFSSRSSSSSSSSPYSSGYPFAISPCSSAHSSAPSPYSSTHRSTPSPRSPSQPAARDGHGDRAISPTTNSPYSASTPRAT from the coding sequence ATGGCGTACAGGGAGTTGGAGCTGACCCTCCTGTCGGCGCGCGACCTCAAGAACGTGAACCTGATCACGCGCATGGACGTGTACGCCGTGGTGACCATCTCCGGCGACCCGCTGACGCGGCAGTGCACGGCGCCGGACCCCTTCGGCGGGCGGAACCCGCGCTGGGACGCCACGCTCCGGTTCGCCGTCCCtcccaccgcggcggcggcggccggcgcgtgcCTCCACGTGCTGCTCCGCGCCGAACGCGTCCTCGGCGACCGCGACGTCGGCGAGGTGATCGTCCCGCTCGCCGACCTCCtgcaggccgccggcgcgccgacGTCGTCGGAGTCGGGCCCCCAGCAGCCGCGGCTCGCGTCGTACCCGGTCCGCAAGGTGCACCGCTGGGAGCCCCGCGGCGTGCTCAACGTGTCCTACCGCCTCGGCCCCGTCGTCGCCCCGGTAGCAGCTGAGCTCCAGGAGAAGCCGCCGGTGGTCATGGCCTACCCGGTGGCCGTGCCGTCGTCGCAGTCGCCACGTCCCGCGGCCGATGcctatccgccgccgccgccgcctccacgtccGGCGGCCATGCACGCCGCCAAGCACGaggcggctccggctccggctccaccgcagcagcagccgaGGAACGGGAAGAGAAATGGGCTGGGTCGAGAGGGCCCCACTCAGGTTTGTGTGGGCCCCCATACTCAGATCATCCTTGGTGCCCAGACCGGCCCGCTGCCGACAGGGACGATGACGATGTCCCCTGCTCGATCCAACAACAGCCCACGGAAGCCAGATGGAGCACGGCCCAAACAGGACCTGCACCGTGATGATGACGCCGGCGCCTATGCCCCTACTCAGCCCATCATGAGCCCAAGGAAGGAGGATTCAAGGTCCAAAATGTTGTCACAGCACCATGCACAAGCACGAGTAACAGCAGCAGTTCCTCCCTCAAAGGAGGAACCATGGACAAGTCCACGTCCGCCCTCCCGTCATCCGCCGGCTTCCACGTTTTCCTCCCGtagctcctcgtcttcctcctcatcgCCCTACAGCTCAGGTTACCCATTCGCTATCTCTCCCTGCTCCTCGGCCCATTCATCCGCTCCCTCTCCTTATTCCTCAACTCACCGCTCCACCCCTTCTCCCCGCTCTCCTAGCCAACCGGCAGCGAGAGACGGCCACGGTGACAGGGCAATTAGCCCCACCACCAATTCTCCATATTCTGCCTCCACTCCTCGAGCgacatga
- the LOC120639852 gene encoding peptidyl-prolyl cis-trans isomerase Pin1-like produces STLVPPPNKPESENISLQFVPRQNCTKPTHTQPTERAREAAEKGISMSSSAAGDGETVRASHILIKHEGSRRKSSWKDPDGRVISATTRADAAARLLDLRNQILAGQANFADLAARHSDCSSARRGGDLGSFGRRQMQKPFEDATFALKVGELSDLVDTDSGVHIILRTA; encoded by the exons TCCACGCTTGTACCTCCTCCAAACAAACCCGAGAGCGAGAATATCTCTCTCCAGTTTGTACCTAGGCAGAACTGCACAAAGCCAACCCACACACAGCCAACCGAGCgagcgagggaggcggcggagaaAGGCATCAGCATGTCGTCGTCGGCGGCAGGAGATGGGGAGACGGTGCGGGCGTCGCACATCCTCATCAAGCACGAGGGCTCCCGCCGCAAGTCCTCCTGGAAGGACCCCGACGGCCGGGTCATCTCCGCCACCAcccgcgccgacgccgccgcgcgcctcctcgACCTCCGCAACCAGATCCTCGCCGGCCAGGCCAACTtcgccgacctcgccgcgcGCCACTCCGACTGCtcctccgcgcgccgcggcggagaCCTCG GTTCCTTTGGGAGGAGGCAGATGCAGAAACCCTTTGAGGACGCTACCTTTGCCCTCAAGGTTGGTGAGCTCAGCGACCTCGTGGACACTGACAGTGGGGTTCACATCATCCTGCGGACTGCCTGA